Proteins from a single region of Hermetia illucens chromosome 3, iHerIll2.2.curated.20191125, whole genome shotgun sequence:
- the LOC119652625 gene encoding glutathione S-transferase 1-1 encodes MKLYSVSDGPPSLAVRMTLKALNIPFELVDVIFNNGEHLTEEYAKLNPQKEIPVLDDDGFLLSESIAIMQYLCDKYAPDSPLYPKDPKQRALVNHRLCFNGMFYYASIGAHCLAPMFFDYERTPMGLKKLNIALATFEEYLKRLGTKYAAGDNLTIGDFPLMTATLCLEAIDFSLDEYPLIKNWYETFKNENPDLWAIAEGGMKELAHFEKNPPDLSAMTHPIHPIRKVNK; translated from the exons ATGAAGCTGTACTCTGTATCTGATGGACCGCCATCACTTGCTGTTCGCATGACGCTTAAGGCACTAAATATTCCCTTTGAACTAGTTGATGTTATCTTCAATAACGGGGAGCATCTAACGGAAGAGTACGCTAAG CTGAATCCCCAAAAAGAGATACCCGTCCTTGATGACGATGGCTTCCTTCTATCAGAAAGCATTGCTATTATGCAG tATCTCTGCGACAAATACGCTCCAGACAGTCCTCTCTATCCGAAAGATCCCAAACAACGGGCTCTTGTCAATCATCGACTCTGCTTCAACGGCATGTTTTACTATGCCAGCATCGGCGCTCACTGTTTGGCTCCAATGTTCTTTGATTATGAACGAACCCCCATGGGGCTAAAGAAACTGAATATAGCATTAGCTACATTCGAAGAGTATCTGAAACGGCTGGGAACAAAATACGCTGCTGGAGATAATTTGACTATTGGCGATTTCCCTTTAATGACTGCCACTCTCTGCCTTGAAGCTATCGATTTTAGCCTGGACGAGTACCCGCTAATCAAAAATTGGTATGAAACTTTCAAAAACGAGAATCCTGATCTGTGGGCAATTGCAGAAGGAGGTATGAAGGAGCTCGCCCACTTTGAGAAGAATCCACCAGATCTAAGTGCGATGACCCATCCAATTCATCCAATACGTAAGGTTAATAAATAG